From one Longimicrobium sp. genomic stretch:
- the hisC gene encoding histidinol-phosphate transaminase yields MKIETKQKQMTDVRNTASNQAEIESALRWVKPSVRSLGAYTLRPYEPRIKLNQNESPYDVPDELKRRIAERLADRPWNRYPPFIASNFISAVSEATGWPEDGILVANGSNELIQAVLAVTVGAGATVVIPEPTFTLYRLMTEVHAGTVASVALTEDLRFNVDAIVRAARERDAAVVVLCTPNNPTGGWLAEDEILRIHDDTGALILLDQAYVEFGGFDATPLLEGRPRLVVLRTFSKAMSLAGLRAGYMLAHPALAAEVHKAKLPYNINFFTEVAAAEVLRGRALLADSVEKVRAERDRLLREMREVPGIRVYDSAANFVLFRVRSPRITHTRLFERLLDEHGILVRDVSKYAMLDGCLRVNAGTPEETGAFLDALRTIMSEAA; encoded by the coding sequence GTGAAGATCGAGACGAAGCAGAAGCAGATGACGGACGTGCGGAATACAGCATCGAACCAGGCGGAGATCGAGAGCGCGCTGCGGTGGGTGAAGCCGTCGGTGCGGTCGCTGGGGGCGTACACGCTGCGGCCGTACGAGCCGCGCATCAAGCTGAACCAGAACGAGAGCCCGTACGACGTCCCCGACGAGCTGAAGCGCCGCATCGCCGAGCGCCTGGCGGACCGGCCGTGGAACCGCTACCCGCCGTTCATCGCCAGCAACTTCATCTCCGCCGTGAGCGAGGCCACGGGATGGCCGGAAGACGGCATCCTGGTCGCCAACGGCAGCAACGAGCTGATCCAGGCGGTCCTCGCGGTCACCGTCGGCGCGGGCGCGACCGTCGTCATCCCCGAGCCCACGTTCACGCTCTACCGGCTGATGACGGAGGTGCACGCGGGGACCGTCGCCTCCGTCGCGCTCACCGAGGACCTGCGCTTCAACGTGGACGCGATCGTCCGCGCCGCGCGGGAGCGCGACGCGGCGGTGGTCGTCCTCTGCACGCCCAACAACCCGACCGGCGGGTGGCTGGCGGAGGACGAGATCCTGCGCATCCACGACGACACCGGCGCGCTGATCCTGCTGGATCAGGCGTACGTGGAGTTCGGGGGATTCGACGCGACCCCGCTCCTCGAGGGCCGCCCGCGGCTGGTCGTCCTGCGCACCTTCAGCAAGGCGATGTCGCTGGCGGGGTTGCGTGCGGGATACATGCTGGCGCACCCCGCGCTCGCCGCCGAGGTGCACAAGGCCAAGCTGCCGTACAACATCAACTTCTTCACCGAGGTGGCCGCCGCCGAGGTGCTGCGCGGCCGCGCGCTGCTGGCCGACAGCGTGGAGAAGGTCCGCGCCGAGCGGGATCGCCTGCTGCGCGAGATGCGCGAGGTGCCCGGCATCCGCGTGTACGACAGCGCGGCCAACTTCGTGCTCTTCCGCGTCCGGTCGCCCCGCATCACCCACACGCGGCTGTTCGAGCGGCTGCTGGACGAGCACGGGATCCTGGTGCGTGACGTGAGCAAGTACGCGATGCTGGACGGCTGCCTGCGCGTGAACGCCGGTACGCCGGAAGAGACGGGCGCCTTCCTGGACGCGCTGCGCACCATCATGAGCGAGGCCGCATGA
- a CDS encoding DUF456 domain-containing protein has product MAFALLALAQVVGLLLVPLGLPGTWLQVAAIGVFAYVTRWGASGWTVFGVALLLAIVAEVIEFVLGGRFARKYGGSRRAGWGAILGGLIGAFVGIPIPVIGSVIGAFIGAFVGAAVLEMTKNPEMRGAMRVGWGAFLGRLAAVAMKSAVSIVIGVIAVFAALAMGAMAG; this is encoded by the coding sequence ATGGCATTCGCTCTTCTCGCGCTGGCGCAGGTCGTGGGGCTGCTGCTGGTGCCGCTCGGGCTGCCGGGCACCTGGCTGCAGGTGGCGGCCATCGGCGTGTTCGCCTACGTCACGCGCTGGGGCGCCAGCGGGTGGACGGTGTTCGGCGTCGCCCTCCTGCTGGCCATCGTGGCGGAGGTGATCGAGTTCGTCCTCGGCGGCCGCTTCGCGCGCAAGTACGGCGGAAGCCGGCGCGCCGGGTGGGGCGCCATCCTGGGCGGGCTCATCGGCGCGTTCGTCGGCATCCCCATCCCCGTCATCGGCAGCGTGATCGGGGCGTTCATCGGCGCGTTCGTGGGCGCGGCGGTGCTGGAGATGACCAAGAACCCCGAGATGCGCGGCGCCATGCGCGTGGGCTGGGGCGCCTTCCTCGGCCGCCTGGCCGCCGTGGCGATGAAGTCCGCGGTGAGCATCGTCATCGGCGTCATCGCCGTGTTCGCCGCGCTGGCCATGGGGGCGATGGCGGGATGA
- a CDS encoding MgtC/SapB family protein → MEHFLVSVGIPASVVAALKLGTLGRLVLAGVLGGLIGLERELKAKPAGLRTTLLICVGAALFTKLSLEIAMLAGGGGDALRADPARLAAQIVPGIGFIGAGAILHARGRVTGLTTAATLWVVTAIGIAVGAGAYVEAIGTTVMVLGTLLLLGRLERLVRLRMANRKYTAAVDAESDTFERLIESLHGGTLQLRVDTMEKVGEDLEVTFRLIGPQHEHDKLVKAMIREKGVRRFKRS, encoded by the coding sequence GTGGAACACTTTCTCGTCAGCGTGGGGATTCCGGCGTCGGTGGTGGCGGCGCTGAAGCTGGGCACGCTCGGGCGGCTGGTGCTGGCGGGGGTCCTGGGCGGCCTGATCGGGCTGGAGCGCGAGCTGAAGGCCAAGCCCGCCGGGCTGCGCACCACGCTGCTGATCTGCGTGGGCGCGGCGCTGTTCACCAAGCTGTCGCTGGAGATCGCCATGCTGGCGGGCGGCGGCGGCGACGCGCTCCGCGCCGACCCCGCGCGGCTGGCGGCGCAGATCGTTCCCGGCATCGGCTTCATCGGCGCGGGGGCCATTCTGCACGCCCGCGGGCGGGTGACGGGGCTGACCACCGCGGCCACGCTCTGGGTGGTGACGGCCATCGGCATCGCGGTGGGCGCGGGGGCGTACGTGGAGGCGATCGGCACCACCGTCATGGTGCTCGGCACGCTGCTCCTGCTGGGGCGCCTGGAGCGGCTGGTGCGCCTGCGCATGGCCAACCGCAAGTACACCGCGGCCGTGGACGCGGAGAGCGACACCTTCGAGCGGCTGATCGAGTCGCTGCACGGCGGCACGCTGCAGCTGCGGGTGGACACGATGGAGAAGGTGGGTGAGGACCTGGAGGTCACCTTCCGCCTCATCGGCCCGCAGCACGAGCACGACAAGCTGGTGAAGGCGATGATCCGCGAAAAAGGCGTCCGCCGCTTCAAGCGCAGCTGA
- a CDS encoding PilT/PilU family type 4a pilus ATPase, whose product MSTTEVAGERGGDLRDAVENIIKAAVARGASDLHIKSGDVFRARINGALIPFTKQRLTPDQTRAIASFLIPHERDRGRLDDLTDYDCSWGLAGVGRFRVNILRQRGSFMIVMRVIPIEIPTFEMLGLPPVLADVAALERGLVLVTGVTGSGKSSTQAAMIGYMNQNMRRHVVTLENPIEFLHRDINCSITQREIGVDTDDFRHGLRAALRQDPDVILIGEMRDTESIDIALKSAETGHLVISTVHTRDAASTISRLVAVFPPEEQGIVRLRLAEQLQAVVSQRLLPRKDGKGRVLAAEVMVVTGTIRDCIVDPSRLEEIREHIAEGRVTYGMQTFDQCLMELVQKEEVEYEVAKAAATNPGDFELKMNMLSTRGGTGMSQSYF is encoded by the coding sequence TTGAGCACCACCGAAGTGGCCGGCGAGCGCGGCGGCGACCTGCGCGATGCCGTAGAGAACATCATCAAGGCGGCGGTCGCGCGCGGCGCCAGCGATCTGCACATCAAGAGCGGCGACGTGTTCCGCGCCCGCATCAACGGCGCGCTGATCCCGTTCACCAAGCAGCGGCTCACGCCCGACCAGACGCGCGCCATCGCCAGCTTCCTGATCCCGCACGAGCGCGACCGGGGGCGGCTGGACGACCTGACCGACTACGACTGCTCGTGGGGGCTCGCGGGCGTGGGCCGCTTCCGCGTGAACATCCTGCGGCAGCGCGGGTCGTTCATGATCGTGATGCGCGTGATCCCCATCGAGATCCCCACCTTCGAGATGCTGGGGCTGCCGCCGGTGCTGGCCGACGTGGCGGCGCTGGAGCGCGGGCTGGTGCTGGTGACGGGCGTCACGGGAAGCGGGAAGAGCAGCACGCAGGCGGCCATGATCGGCTACATGAACCAGAACATGCGCCGCCACGTGGTCACGCTCGAGAACCCCATCGAGTTCCTGCACCGCGACATCAACTGCTCCATCACCCAGCGCGAGATCGGCGTCGACACCGACGACTTCCGCCACGGGCTGCGGGCGGCGCTGCGCCAGGACCCCGACGTCATCCTGATCGGCGAGATGCGCGACACCGAGAGCATCGACATCGCGCTGAAGTCGGCCGAGACGGGGCACCTGGTGATCTCCACGGTGCACACGCGCGACGCGGCGTCCACCATCTCCCGCCTGGTGGCCGTGTTCCCGCCCGAGGAGCAGGGGATCGTGCGGCTGCGCCTGGCCGAGCAGCTGCAGGCGGTGGTCAGCCAGCGCCTGCTGCCGCGCAAGGACGGCAAGGGGCGCGTGCTGGCCGCCGAGGTGATGGTGGTGACGGGCACGATCCGCGACTGCATCGTGGACCCGTCGCGGCTGGAGGAGATCCGCGAGCACATCGCCGAGGGGCGGGTGACGTACGGGATGCAGACCTTCGACCAGTGCCTGATGGAGCTGGTGCAGAAGGAGGAGGTGGAGTACGAGGTGGCCAAGGCCGCCGCCACCAACCCGGGCGACTTCGAGCTGAAGATGAACATGCTCTCCACGCGCGGCGGCACGGGAATGAGCCAGTCGTACTTCTAG
- a CDS encoding TM2 domain-containing protein — protein sequence MYPNQPGPYNQGPYQQAPYQQPYPQYNPYAPAPYAQPHGYDAQRMMLYDANKKSAGVAYALWFFLGMFGAHRFYMNRSGSAAAQLVITVTSWILLFVFIGLFTLFGVAVWVLIDAFLIPDWIREHNNRLANGLSY from the coding sequence ATGTACCCCAATCAGCCCGGTCCGTACAATCAGGGTCCGTATCAGCAGGCTCCCTACCAGCAGCCGTATCCGCAATACAATCCGTACGCGCCGGCTCCGTACGCGCAGCCGCACGGGTACGACGCGCAGCGGATGATGCTGTACGACGCCAACAAGAAGTCGGCGGGCGTGGCGTACGCGCTCTGGTTCTTCCTGGGGATGTTCGGCGCGCACCGCTTCTACATGAACCGCAGCGGAAGCGCGGCGGCGCAGCTGGTGATCACGGTCACGTCGTGGATCCTGCTCTTCGTCTTCATCGGCCTCTTCACCCTGTTCGGCGTGGCCGTGTGGGTGCTGATCGACGCGTTCCTCATTCCCGACTGGATCCGCGAGCACAACAACCGGCTGGCCAACGGGCTGAGCTACTGA
- the hisF gene encoding imidazole glycerol phosphate synthase subunit HisF, whose amino-acid sequence MSLAKRIIPCLDVKDGRVVKGIQFEGLRDAGDPVEQAMRYDAERADELCFLDITASHEGRQSTLEMIRRVADSVFIPFTVGGGVRSVDDFIAMLGAGADKVSVNTAAVSDPDLVARAADHFGSQCVVVAIDARRAAPEMLDRMPGGFEVFTHGGRRGTGMDAVEWARRVESLGAGEILLTSIDRDGTRDGYDLELTGAVSAAVRIPVIASGGAGALEHLDQALAAGAHAVLAASIFHFGEYTLAEARRYLAGRGHPVRV is encoded by the coding sequence GTGAGCCTGGCCAAGCGCATCATCCCCTGCCTGGACGTGAAGGACGGGCGGGTGGTGAAGGGGATCCAGTTCGAGGGGCTGCGCGACGCGGGCGACCCGGTGGAGCAGGCCATGCGCTACGACGCCGAGCGCGCCGACGAGCTCTGCTTTCTCGACATCACCGCCAGCCACGAGGGGCGCCAGTCCACGCTGGAGATGATCCGCCGCGTCGCCGACAGCGTTTTCATCCCCTTCACCGTGGGCGGCGGCGTGCGCTCGGTGGACGACTTCATCGCCATGCTGGGCGCCGGCGCCGACAAGGTCTCCGTCAACACCGCCGCCGTCTCCGATCCCGACCTCGTCGCCCGCGCGGCGGACCACTTCGGCTCGCAATGCGTGGTCGTGGCCATCGACGCGCGGCGGGCGGCGCCGGAGATGCTGGACCGCATGCCGGGCGGCTTCGAGGTGTTCACCCACGGCGGGCGGCGGGGGACGGGGATGGACGCGGTCGAGTGGGCGCGGCGGGTGGAGTCGCTGGGCGCGGGCGAGATCCTGCTGACCTCGATTGACCGCGACGGCACGCGCGACGGCTACGACCTGGAATTGACCGGCGCCGTCTCCGCCGCGGTGCGCATCCCCGTGATCGCCTCGGGGGGCGCGGGGGCGCTGGAGCACCTGGACCAGGCGCTGGCCGCCGGGGCGCACGCCGTGCTCGCCGCGTCCATCTTCCACTTCGGCGAGTACACCCTGGCCGAGGCGCGCCGCTACCTGGCCGGCCGCGGACACCCCGTCCGCGTGTGA
- a CDS encoding D-2-hydroxyacid dehydrogenase, which yields MPERRRLVVNLRDQRPVWAIPPACVDEIRAALPEGWECVVVDAYADGTGDGRGAGGEALEAARGAEIYLGWGVPREIFLAAGDALRWAHSASAGVGGVLYAEMRESDVILTNSAGTHAEPIAETVLAMMLHFARGIDFAVRAQAERRWDKSPFDAADTPVRELADATVGLLGLGGIGRAVGRRASALGMRVVATRRSSAEGPPGVEVMTGEGALERMLAVSDYFVVTVPRTADTEGMIGARELSHLPRNAVLINVSRGDVVDEAALVEALRSGGLRGAGLDVFATEPLPAASPLWTLPNALLLPHVSGTSLRFWRRETDLIVANLRRYLSGEPLLNTVDKQAGY from the coding sequence ATGCCCGAACGCCGCCGCCTCGTCGTCAACCTGCGCGACCAGCGCCCCGTGTGGGCGATTCCGCCGGCGTGCGTGGACGAGATCCGCGCCGCCCTCCCGGAGGGGTGGGAGTGCGTGGTCGTGGACGCGTACGCGGACGGCACGGGCGACGGGCGGGGCGCGGGCGGCGAGGCGCTGGAGGCGGCGCGCGGGGCGGAGATCTACCTGGGCTGGGGCGTGCCGCGGGAGATCTTCCTGGCCGCGGGAGATGCGCTGCGCTGGGCGCACTCGGCGTCCGCGGGGGTGGGCGGCGTGCTGTACGCGGAGATGCGGGAATCGGACGTGATCCTCACCAACTCCGCGGGGACGCACGCGGAGCCGATCGCCGAGACGGTGCTGGCGATGATGCTGCACTTCGCGCGGGGGATCGACTTCGCGGTGCGCGCGCAGGCGGAGCGGCGGTGGGACAAGTCGCCCTTCGACGCGGCGGACACGCCGGTCCGGGAGCTGGCGGACGCGACCGTCGGCCTGCTGGGGCTGGGCGGGATCGGGCGGGCCGTCGGGCGCCGTGCATCCGCGCTGGGGATGCGCGTGGTGGCGACGCGACGGTCGTCCGCGGAGGGGCCGCCGGGGGTGGAGGTGATGACGGGCGAGGGCGCGCTGGAGCGGATGCTGGCCGTCTCCGACTACTTTGTCGTCACCGTCCCCCGCACGGCGGACACGGAGGGGATGATCGGCGCGCGCGAGCTCTCGCATCTTCCCCGCAACGCCGTGCTGATCAACGTCTCGCGGGGCGACGTGGTGGACGAGGCGGCGCTGGTGGAGGCGCTGCGGAGCGGCGGGCTGCGCGGCGCGGGGCTGGACGTGTTCGCCACCGAGCCGCTGCCGGCCGCGTCGCCGCTGTGGACTCTTCCCAACGCCCTGCTGCTCCCCCATGTTTCCGGCACATCCCTTCGCTTCTGGCGGCGCGAGACCGACCTGATCGTGGCCAACCTGCGCCGCTACCTTTCGGGCGAGCCCCTCCTGAATACCGTCGACAAGCAGGCTGGGTACTGA
- the dapF gene encoding diaminopimelate epimerase, which translates to MPERASFYKGHGLGNDYIALELDRLPFGLTPPAVRLLCDRNSGIGSDGILGAVASDAADFGVRIFNPDGSEAEKSGNGLRIFAAYLLDRGRVRIGPHFTVETPGGIVRVRIVDESDDGVLDVEVEMGTASFRSADVGLAGPDRETENELLELSGGDRVAMNTVSIGNPHCVVFQDELDVETLRRIAPQISTHPDFARGTNVQFAVAGGEPDAVDAWVWERGAGETRASGSSACAVAAAAVRRGMVSERQVAVRMPGGTLRVEVHDDWSLVLRGPVEDVYRGEMTPGMVTRLRALGFAS; encoded by the coding sequence ATGCCGGAACGCGCTTCCTTCTACAAGGGCCATGGGCTCGGGAACGACTACATCGCGCTGGAGCTGGACAGGCTCCCGTTCGGCCTGACGCCGCCCGCCGTGCGCCTGCTCTGCGACCGCAACAGCGGCATCGGCAGCGACGGCATCCTGGGCGCGGTGGCGAGCGATGCGGCCGACTTCGGCGTGCGTATCTTCAACCCCGACGGCAGCGAGGCGGAGAAGAGCGGCAATGGGCTGCGCATCTTCGCCGCGTACCTGCTGGACCGCGGCCGCGTGCGCATCGGCCCGCACTTCACCGTGGAGACGCCGGGCGGCATCGTGCGCGTGCGCATCGTGGACGAGAGCGACGACGGCGTGCTGGACGTGGAGGTGGAGATGGGCACCGCCTCGTTCCGCAGCGCTGACGTCGGCCTCGCCGGCCCCGACCGCGAGACGGAGAACGAGCTGCTGGAGCTGTCCGGCGGCGACCGGGTGGCCATGAACACCGTCTCCATCGGCAACCCGCACTGCGTGGTCTTCCAGGACGAGCTGGACGTGGAGACGCTGCGCCGCATCGCCCCGCAGATCAGCACGCACCCGGACTTCGCGCGCGGCACCAACGTGCAGTTCGCCGTCGCCGGCGGCGAGCCGGACGCGGTGGACGCCTGGGTGTGGGAGCGCGGCGCCGGCGAGACGCGCGCCTCCGGCTCCAGCGCCTGCGCGGTCGCCGCCGCCGCCGTGCGCCGGGGGATGGTGAGCGAGCGGCAGGTGGCCGTCCGCATGCCCGGCGGCACGCTGCGCGTGGAGGTGCACGACGACTGGAGCCTGGTGCTGCGCGGCCCGGTGGAGGACGTCTACCGCGGCGAGATGACGCCGGGGATGGTGACGCGGCTGCGGGCGCTGGGGTTCGCGTCGTGA
- the hisB gene encoding imidazoleglycerol-phosphate dehydratase HisB, whose product MSRTATRERKTKETEIRVTLDLDGTGESRVATGIGFFDHMLDALARHGGIDLEVDCRGDLHIDAHHTVEDVGIVIGGCVLDALGDKRGITRFADATVPLDEALVRAVVDVSGRPFLHFDLPLPPDQPRIGEFDASLSAEFWRAFATEARITLHLDGIRGDNAHHIVEATFKAAARALAAAVRIDPRRADVVPSTKGAL is encoded by the coding sequence ATGAGCCGCACGGCAACGCGCGAGCGGAAGACGAAGGAGACGGAGATCCGCGTCACCCTGGACCTCGACGGCACCGGCGAAAGCAGGGTGGCCACGGGGATCGGCTTCTTCGACCACATGCTGGACGCGCTGGCCCGCCACGGTGGCATCGACCTGGAAGTCGACTGCCGCGGCGACCTGCACATCGACGCGCACCACACGGTGGAAGATGTGGGGATCGTGATCGGCGGGTGCGTGCTGGACGCGCTGGGCGACAAGCGCGGCATCACCCGCTTCGCCGACGCTACCGTGCCACTGGACGAGGCTCTGGTGCGCGCGGTGGTGGACGTCTCCGGGCGCCCGTTCCTGCACTTCGACCTCCCCCTCCCGCCCGACCAGCCGCGCATCGGCGAGTTCGACGCGTCGCTCAGCGCCGAGTTCTGGCGCGCCTTCGCCACCGAGGCGCGGATCACCCTGCACCTCGACGGCATCCGCGGCGACAACGCGCACCACATCGTCGAGGCCACGTTCAAGGCGGCTGCCCGCGCGCTGGCCGCCGCCGTGCGCATCGACCCGCGCCGCGCGGACGTGGTGCCGTCAACGAAGGGCGCGCTGTGA
- a CDS encoding DUF4160 domain-containing protein: protein MPTIRGVSGPYRLYFYSFDCNEPMHIHAERDRMKCKFWMGPIMLASNDGFSPRELNRVRGVIQAYTDSIRRAWDEHCPEG, encoded by the coding sequence ATGCCTACCATTCGCGGAGTCTCCGGACCCTACCGGCTGTACTTTTACAGCTTTGATTGCAACGAGCCCATGCACATCCATGCGGAGCGCGACCGCATGAAGTGCAAGTTCTGGATGGGTCCCATCATGCTCGCGAGCAACGACGGCTTCTCGCCGCGCGAACTAAACCGCGTCCGAGGCGTAATTCAGGCGTACACCGATTCGATAAGGAGAGCTTGGGATGAGCACTGTCCTGAAGGTTGA
- a CDS encoding adenylosuccinate synthase: MSNGSCVVIVGSQWGDEGKGKIVDVLAEEIDIVARYQGGANAGHTVHVGDDEFILHQIPSGILHPDRTCLLGNGVVFDPFQFFEELDEIRAKVPDAEQRVGVSGRAHLLLYYHKLLDRAAEASRGAGKIGTTGRGIGPAYEDKVARQGIRVADLRDAERAEQLLRRAAERINRKLESLDSAEKVDADLLVRDVMGVRERLLKLTVDTGRVIQDALNAGKRVLLEGAQGALLDVDHGTYPYVTSSNTTAGGAGLGVGIGPTMIDDVVGVVKAYTTRVGEGPLPTEFPSPLQEEIREKGGEFGATTGRPRRCGWFDAVVVRYAALVNGLTGLAVTKLDVLDGLEELKIATRYQAGGGTLDDFPGDLALLEDAKPEYESLPGWSEKTSEARRWEDLPEAAHRYLRRLEELTGVPIWYVSVGTRRDQIIHVKR, translated from the coding sequence ATGAGCAACGGCAGCTGCGTGGTGATCGTCGGCTCGCAGTGGGGCGACGAGGGGAAGGGGAAGATCGTCGACGTCCTCGCGGAGGAGATCGACATCGTGGCGCGGTACCAGGGGGGCGCCAACGCGGGGCACACGGTGCACGTGGGCGACGACGAGTTCATCCTGCACCAGATCCCCAGCGGCATTCTGCACCCCGACCGCACCTGCCTGCTGGGCAACGGCGTGGTGTTCGACCCCTTCCAGTTCTTCGAGGAGCTGGACGAGATCCGCGCCAAAGTGCCCGACGCCGAGCAGCGCGTGGGCGTCAGCGGCCGCGCGCACCTGCTGCTGTACTACCACAAGCTGCTGGACCGCGCCGCCGAGGCCAGCCGCGGGGCGGGAAAGATCGGCACCACGGGGCGCGGCATCGGTCCCGCGTACGAGGACAAGGTGGCGCGCCAGGGGATCCGCGTGGCCGACCTGCGCGACGCCGAGCGCGCCGAGCAGCTGCTGCGCCGCGCCGCCGAGCGCATCAACCGCAAGCTGGAGTCGCTCGACAGCGCCGAGAAGGTGGACGCCGACCTGCTGGTGCGCGACGTGATGGGCGTGCGCGAGCGGCTGCTGAAGCTGACGGTGGATACCGGCCGCGTGATCCAGGACGCGCTGAACGCCGGCAAGCGGGTGCTGCTCGAAGGCGCCCAGGGCGCGCTGCTGGACGTGGATCATGGGACGTATCCCTACGTCACCTCGTCGAACACCACGGCGGGCGGCGCGGGGCTGGGCGTGGGGATCGGGCCCACGATGATCGACGACGTGGTGGGCGTGGTGAAGGCGTACACCACGCGCGTGGGCGAGGGCCCGCTCCCCACCGAGTTTCCCAGCCCGCTGCAGGAGGAGATCCGCGAGAAGGGCGGCGAGTTCGGCGCCACGACGGGGCGGCCGCGGCGCTGCGGCTGGTTCGACGCGGTGGTGGTGCGCTACGCCGCGCTGGTGAACGGCCTGACCGGGCTGGCGGTGACCAAGCTCGACGTGCTCGACGGGCTGGAGGAGCTGAAGATCGCCACGCGCTACCAGGCGGGCGGCGGCACGCTGGACGACTTCCCCGGCGACCTGGCGCTGCTGGAGGATGCGAAGCCGGAGTACGAGTCGCTCCCCGGCTGGAGCGAGAAGACGTCGGAGGCGCGCCGGTGGGAGGACCTCCCCGAGGCCGCGCACCGCTACCTCCGCCGGCTGGAGGAGCTGACCGGCGTGCCGATCTGGTACGTGTCCGTGGGCACGCGCCGCGACCAGATCATCCACGTGAAGCGGTAG
- a CDS encoding zinc ribbon-containing protein, with translation MSTTGEKPGKGTYYCRKCGSPKVLNDASDVLPPCSKCNGTEFNP, from the coding sequence ATGTCCACGACAGGCGAGAAGCCGGGGAAGGGCACGTACTACTGCAGGAAGTGCGGGTCGCCCAAGGTGCTGAACGACGCCAGCGACGTGCTGCCGCCGTGCTCCAAGTGCAACGGCACCGAGTTCAACCCGTGA
- a CDS encoding type II toxin-antitoxin system Phd/YefM family antitoxin: MNNWKLEDAKNRFSEVVRLALSDQPQRVTRNGRDAVVVISAAEYDRLSAPPQNLFEFLQSSPLAKAIAEDGIDFEIERDQDVPRDIDFD, encoded by the coding sequence ATGAACAACTGGAAGCTCGAAGACGCCAAGAACCGCTTCAGCGAAGTGGTCCGCCTCGCGCTCTCGGATCAGCCGCAGCGGGTCACGCGCAACGGCCGCGATGCGGTGGTGGTGATCAGCGCGGCCGAGTACGACCGCCTTTCCGCACCGCCGCAGAACCTATTCGAGTTCCTGCAGTCGTCACCGCTGGCGAAAGCGATAGCAGAGGATGGAATCGACTTCGAAATTGAGCGCGATCAGGATGTGCCGCGCGATATCGATTTCGACTGA
- the hisH gene encoding imidazole glycerol phosphate synthase subunit HisH encodes MSRPRVTILDYGAGNLRSVAKAFEHEGADAVLTADPAEAACADRLVLPGQGHFGQCMTRLEEAGLGDAVREHAGAGRPFLGICVGMQLLFDESEEAPSVRGLGLLPGPVQRLRTELPLPHVGWNAVEFIRTAESDPLLEGVAGPEPRFFYHVHSYGVLEADGPHVLGRCTYDDTFASIVGRDNVWGIQFHPEKSQEDGLRILRNFAGM; translated from the coding sequence GTGAGCCGGCCGCGGGTCACCATCCTGGACTACGGCGCCGGGAACCTGCGCTCCGTCGCGAAGGCGTTCGAGCACGAGGGCGCGGACGCGGTGCTGACGGCCGACCCGGCGGAGGCGGCGTGCGCGGACCGGCTGGTGCTGCCCGGGCAGGGGCACTTCGGGCAGTGCATGACGCGGCTGGAGGAAGCGGGATTGGGAGATGCGGTGCGCGAGCACGCCGGCGCCGGCCGCCCGTTCCTGGGAATCTGCGTGGGGATGCAGCTGCTGTTCGACGAGAGCGAGGAAGCGCCGTCGGTGCGCGGGCTGGGGCTGCTGCCGGGCCCTGTCCAGCGGCTCAGAACGGAGCTGCCGCTGCCGCACGTGGGGTGGAACGCGGTGGAGTTCATCCGCACCGCCGAGAGCGACCCGCTGCTGGAGGGCGTCGCGGGGCCGGAGCCGCGCTTCTTCTACCACGTGCACAGCTACGGCGTGCTGGAGGCCGACGGCCCGCACGTGCTCGGCCGCTGCACCTACGACGACACCTTCGCCAGCATCGTGGGCCGCGACAACGTGTGGGGCATCCAGTTCCACCCCGAGAAGAGCCAGGAGGACGGGCTGCGCATCCTGCGGAATTTTGCGGGGATGTAG
- a CDS encoding type II toxin-antitoxin system VapC family toxin — MRYLLDTNIISEGLRPRPDPRVIAWESGQSSLDLFVSVLSFGEIRKGVELRFQDTRRAGIEHWLSTLLPAQFRGRILPIDEPVALEWGRLAGEGQKTGRALPPVDGLLIATAIVHGMTLVTRNERDCANRGAPLLNPWSS; from the coding sequence ATGAGATATCTCCTCGATACGAACATCATCTCCGAAGGGCTTCGTCCGCGTCCCGATCCCCGAGTGATCGCTTGGGAGTCCGGGCAGTCCTCGCTTGATCTTTTTGTCAGCGTGCTTTCGTTCGGCGAGATCCGCAAAGGCGTGGAACTTCGCTTTCAGGATACTCGGCGCGCGGGGATCGAGCACTGGTTGAGTACGCTGCTGCCCGCACAATTTCGAGGGCGCATCCTGCCCATAGACGAACCAGTCGCACTGGAGTGGGGACGCCTCGCCGGCGAGGGACAGAAGACCGGCCGCGCGCTCCCTCCGGTGGATGGTCTGCTGATCGCCACGGCCATCGTGCACGGGATGACGCTTGTCACGCGCAACGAGCGCGACTGCGCCAACCGTGGCGCGCCCCTCCTCAACCCGTGGTCATCCTGA